The Arachis ipaensis cultivar K30076 chromosome B03, Araip1.1, whole genome shotgun sequence region TGTAGGTAATTCAATGGATGTGTTATTCTTTCAACGACACTCAATCATCTAGGTTCAAGCGAGAGTTCTATTGCGTGTGTCTAGGCATATTGGTAATTACATTCTTATTACAATGTGGAGAAAGCTTTTTCTTGGGATTCTTACTATGTGTGGGTCTGCAGGAATCAGTGATAAAAAATGATAGTCTGGAAGCATTTATGGACGGTGTGGCGCCAATTTATGATGGTCTTAGTCCAAGCTTTGGTGATGATACTAGGTTCTTAGACAAAGTAGAAGCTGCAAAGAGAAAATGGGTGAGTTCCTGTTTTATATTTAAATACCTGTTGGAAATAGCTTGTCACATGATTTGAGAATGTTAAGGTTCTTGAATGGTCGAATGAGATCAATAGTTTTTGTgttgttctttttttttcctcaCATGAATAATTTCTTCATATGTATTGCTTGCTGCAGTGGTTAATTCCTTATTGTTGGAGGGGCCATTGGTGGGTATATGCATTTGATGTGGTTGCGAAGCGTTTACTTATTCTCGACAGTTTTCATTATGGACCAGAAGATGATAAACGAATAAAGCTCGATGCATATGTGGTAAGATACCATAATTCTTTTAATCAATATACATCCGCACAGTTCAAGTGGAAATAATTTTGCTCGCGTATGTTCGTTGCATGATTTTCAGGGGAGACTATGTGAGGATATGGCAAGCATTTCTATTCCTGCATTTGTTCGGACTACGCACGGCCCAGCTCGTTCGTACGCGAGGGTTCCAAAGCAACCGAACAAGTGAGATGAAATTATAACCCAAATTTGAGGCTTTGTTAGATTTTGTTTGAAAATGTGTCGTACCATGTAACTTGGTTTTTCTCAACTTAATTGCAATAGCGTTTTATTGTCCTGTAGCTTTGACTGTGGCATGTGTGTCATTAAGTTGATGGAGAGCTGGACCGAAGAACGTCAACTTTGTGAATGGGATGAGGTTTGTAAATTAAACATTTGTGCAAGTGTCATGATTGATCTTGTAAAAATATCACTGTAACGGTTCAAAATACTAAACCAACTGATAAATCTACCCACAGGATTCACTCCAATCAGACATGATGGAGTTGATGCTAGACATTATCTGTGGCCCGCATAATTCATTGGTCCACCAGCTTATTTCATTATTGGAACAAAAGGTTATACCTGTTCGCCGCAATGAACCACGGAACAAGAAGAAGGACGTTCGTTCACCATACACTGCACCTAGTACACGATCATTGATTGAACGTGCGGAGGGATTACCGAAGGGGGCAATGCGCAGAGGGAGGAAGAAGTTGCTTACTTAGTATTAGTTACAATGAATTGAACTACCAGATTATACTGAGTTTACTTACTGCTGACATGTTTAATGATTTGTTATTTTTCACATTAGAAAGACTTGATTCCGTgacattttttttctaaagtacaATGATATATTGGTTATGTTACCTAAAAATTATCCATGTCTTTTAGATTTTAGATTCCCAGATTTATCAAGGTTGTTTGGTAAAGCTGCCATATTTGTGCTTATCGAAACTGGTGACCACTAACCATCAACTTGACCCTTGTTTCTTCCAAAGCAACATGCAGCAATATAGCTAAACTAAACATCCTATATCTTACTATAATGAACATCCAGTCTAACAAGGTCAAAATCAAAACATAACCAAGTGGTCACGAATGCTAACGGATAACCATCTTTGTTTATAGTAAAAATGAACATCTGAACACTTATAGAAATGAATGCCAATATAACTAAACTGAACATCCTATACCTTACTATAATGAACATCCAGTCTAACAAGGTCAAAATCAAAACATAACCAAGTGGTCACGAATGCTAACGGATAACCATCTTTGTTTATAGTAAAAATGAACATCTGAACACCTATAAAAATGAACATCCACTTTAGTTCATTAAAAATACGTGAAAACAATGTCTATGAGGAATAGCTACGTACCGAAAAACTATATAGTCAAGCGTGTAGAAATCAGGAACAACTTTATTAAACTATATCCTAAGTTACAGAATAACCATCAAATATACATGTTATGCATTAAGTATACAcgaaataaaaatagtaaaatgCTTCGTTTTAACAAATGGAAAAATGGTTCTTGCAATCAATAACATGTGGACCTTTGCAACAGCTACCTTAGAACCTTGAAACTAACATGAATCCTATAAATACAGAAATGAGAAAATATACACTATCACAACCTTGTACAACTAATCCCACTTTTTTGTTGAAGGAGCTTAACAAAGACATGAAACCACCGGCTTGTTCGGGAACATTCAGGCCAGAAATAGCACAATGGTTTATATCTTGAAATGTGTGCGGACGAACCAcctgccaaaaaaaaaaaaaaaaaacaaaaagtccAATAGTTATGTTCTAGGATAGTACTATACCAAATAAACATACAAAGTTGAGATTAAGCCAAACATATACCGGGGGTGAATTCTTTTGTTTTCTCCGTCTTGAATTCTTGACGGACTTCTCAAGGGCAGAGCCGAGCCTCTTACTCTTTGGCCTGCCCTTTGTGGTGACCTTCGATGGGCCTTGGATGTCATCAACACCGACATCGTTCGAACTCTGTGAGCCAATATTGGTCTGAGTCTCTGCCACGCTCTCGGACCTCTTTTTGGCACGGTGCACAGCCAACTTGGCCCTTGTTTCTTCCAAAGCAACATGCAGCAATGCTGTTTCTTCATCGTCACCGAGGAACTCTTGAGCAACATTATAGAAGTGTGCACACAGTCCCTTGAATGCAACATGACTCTCATCCGACCGACTGACATCATGGCTACTTTTGACATACGTATGCTTGCGCTTTATCTTCTTGCTCCATCGAGGAAGAATATAACAGGAAGGTACTTTGTACACTTTATACGAATGAAAAACTTCAAGGCAGTGACAACACAACACACCTGAACTCTCAAAAAGATTGCACTCACAACGAAGCTCCTGTGTGGAATGGTCAAAGTGAACATCGTACGGAACGGATAGAATAGTATCGTTGAGTAGTTTCTCCTCTTCCACCTTCACGCAAACCAATGGACCCTGTTCATCAACTGCAGAAACTCTGCAGTTAGCCTTCCTCACAAACTCAATTTGAACATCCCTAAAAATGCTCGTGGTATACTCTTGCTAAAACTATTTTTCTATAGGCGAGGTAGTTGCACAAGGGATAACCCCCCCTCGAGTCTGCAGTATCATCCTCCAGTTCCCTCTGCTCCTTGACTCCAAGCACATTGTCATATTCATGAACAAATTGGACCAAGCTAGTTTTACTGTGTAAGTATCCACCGTAGAATGCGTGCATGCTCTCACTCCTCTGCGTACTCCGCATTCCTGTCCAAAATTCACCCTTGAAGTATATTGGGACCCACATGCGTCGGTCATCATACAGATCTACAAGAAATAAATAATACCAAATTAAGCATATAAAGCTTACACCAAACATATTACTACACCTGAGAAATGAACATCCACAATCACTGATATATTAAACATCCAAATGTTCACTATAATGAATATCCAGCTAATTGTCATCCAAAATTACTGATAAACTAAACA contains the following coding sequences:
- the LOC110269599 gene encoding uncharacterized protein LOC110269599 — its product is MSKVAMMSVGRMRVMLHSRDCVHTSIMLLKSSSVTMKKQHCCMLLWKKQGPSWLCTVPKRGPRAWQRLRPILAHRVRTMSVLMTSKAHRRSPQRAGQRVRGSALPLRSPSRIQDGENKRIHPRWFVRTHFKI